A section of the Pseudomonas lini genome encodes:
- a CDS encoding tol-pal system YbgF family protein: protein MRFVLIAVLALSVVGCTRWSMNHHLNNAYSAYERGNCEQVMLELSKVERASRARPYVWPEVSMMRGQCLERQKLFIDAAQTYEFIIASYPQSEYAYRARARLETLQSLGHYPTRSAAVVRPTRF, encoded by the coding sequence ATGCGATTCGTGCTCATTGCCGTCCTTGCCCTCAGTGTTGTGGGCTGCACCCGTTGGTCGATGAACCATCATTTGAATAACGCCTACAGCGCCTATGAGCGCGGCAACTGCGAGCAAGTGATGCTCGAACTGTCCAAGGTCGAACGCGCCAGCCGCGCGCGGCCGTATGTGTGGCCGGAAGTGTCGATGATGCGCGGCCAGTGCCTGGAACGACAAAAGCTGTTTATCGATGCGGCGCAGACTTACGAGTTCATCATCGCGTCCTACCCGCAAAGCGAGTACGCCTACCGCGCCCGTGCCCGCCTGGAAACCTTGCAGAGCCTGGGGCATTACCCAACCCGCAGCGCGGCGGTCGTGCGCCCGACGCGGTTCTGA
- the pyk gene encoding pyruvate kinase: MSVRRTKIVATLGPASNSPEVLEQLILAGLDVARLNFSHGTPDEHKARAKLVRDLAAKHGRFVALLGDLQGPKIRIAKFANKKIELKIGDQFTFSTSHPLTEGNQQVVGIDYPDLVKDCGVGDELLLDDGRVVMRVDTATATELHCTVTIGGPLSDHKGINRRGGGLTAPALTEKDKADIKLAAEMEVDYLAVSFPRDAADMNYARQLRDEAGGTAWLVAKIERAEAVADDETLDGLIQASDAVMVARGDLGVEIGDAELVGIQKKIILHARRHNKAVIVATQMMESMIQNPMPTRAEVSDVANAVLDYTDAVMLSAESAAGLYPLEAVQAMARICVGAEKHPTSKTSSHRIGKVFESCDQSIALAAMYTANHFPGVKAIIALTESGYTPLIMSRIRSSVPIYAFSPHRETQARAAMFRGVYTVPFDPASLPPEQVSQAAIDELLKRGVVEKGDWVILTKGDSYHTTGGTNGMKILHVGDPMV; the protein is encoded by the coding sequence ATGTCCGTCCGTCGCACCAAAATCGTCGCTACCCTTGGCCCGGCCAGTAACTCGCCGGAAGTTCTCGAACAGCTGATTCTGGCTGGCCTGGACGTCGCCCGCCTGAACTTCTCCCACGGCACCCCCGACGAGCACAAGGCTCGCGCGAAGCTGGTGCGTGACCTAGCCGCCAAGCACGGCCGCTTCGTCGCCCTGCTGGGTGACCTGCAAGGCCCGAAAATCCGTATCGCCAAATTCGCCAACAAGAAGATCGAGCTGAAGATCGGTGATCAATTCACCTTCTCTACCAGCCATCCGTTGACCGAAGGCAACCAGCAAGTAGTCGGCATCGACTACCCGGACCTGGTGAAAGACTGCGGCGTGGGCGACGAGCTGCTGCTCGACGACGGCCGCGTGGTCATGCGCGTTGATACCGCCACCGCCACCGAACTGCATTGCACCGTGACCATCGGCGGCCCGCTGTCGGACCACAAAGGCATCAACCGTCGCGGTGGTGGCCTGACCGCACCGGCCCTGACCGAGAAAGACAAGGCCGACATCAAGCTCGCCGCCGAAATGGAAGTCGACTACCTCGCGGTGTCCTTCCCGCGTGATGCCGCCGACATGAACTACGCCCGTCAACTGCGCGACGAGGCCGGCGGCACTGCCTGGCTGGTGGCGAAGATCGAACGCGCCGAAGCCGTGGCCGACGACGAAACCCTCGACGGCCTGATCCAGGCGTCCGACGCGGTGATGGTGGCCCGTGGTGACCTGGGTGTGGAAATTGGCGACGCCGAGCTGGTGGGCATTCAGAAGAAAATCATTCTGCACGCACGCCGCCACAACAAAGCTGTGATCGTCGCGACCCAAATGATGGAGTCGATGATCCAGAACCCGATGCCGACCCGCGCCGAAGTGTCCGACGTAGCCAACGCCGTGCTCGACTACACCGACGCCGTGATGCTCTCGGCCGAAAGTGCCGCCGGTTTGTACCCGCTGGAAGCCGTACAGGCCATGGCGCGCATCTGCGTCGGCGCTGAAAAGCACCCGACCAGCAAGACCTCCAGCCACCGCATCGGCAAGGTCTTCGAAAGCTGCGACCAGAGCATCGCACTGGCAGCCATGTACACCGCCAACCACTTCCCGGGTGTGAAGGCGATCATCGCGTTGACCGAAAGTGGCTACACGCCGTTGATCATGTCGCGCATTCGTTCCTCGGTGCCGATCTACGCGTTCTCCCCGCACCGCGAAACCCAGGCCCGCGCGGCCATGTTCCGTGGCGTCTACACCGTGCCGTTCGACCCGGCGTCCTTGCCGCCTGAGCAAGTCAGCCAGGCCGCGATCGACGAGTTGCTCAAACGCGGCGTTGTGGAGAAAGGCGACTGGGTCATCCTGACCAAGGGCGACAGCTACCACACCACTGGCGGCACCAACGGGATGAAAATCCTGCACGTTGGCGACCCGATGGTCTGA
- a CDS encoding enoyl-CoA hydratase-related protein — translation MPDTIRFERERGLLTLRINRPEKKNALTRAMYSHLAEALKQADTDPEINAVLITGGAECFTAGNDIFDFLQQPPSNLDSPVFHFMLNLLECRKPVIAAVAGAAVGIGTTMLLHCDLVYVSTDARLRMPFVNLGLCPEFGSSLILPRLLGHAKAAQLLLLGEEFSGAQAAAWGIATEALGSGEAVLAKAREMALRFELLPAEAVRISKQLMKAPGREQLRKVIEEEGALFTQRLRSPEAMMAFSAFIKRH, via the coding sequence ATGCCCGACACCATCCGATTTGAACGCGAGCGCGGCCTGCTGACCTTGCGCATCAATCGCCCCGAGAAGAAAAACGCCCTGACTCGCGCCATGTACAGCCACCTGGCCGAGGCCCTGAAGCAAGCCGATACCGACCCCGAAATCAATGCGGTGCTGATCACCGGTGGCGCTGAGTGTTTCACCGCCGGCAACGACATCTTTGATTTCCTTCAGCAACCCCCGAGCAACCTCGACAGCCCGGTATTCCACTTCATGCTCAATTTGCTGGAGTGCCGTAAACCGGTGATCGCCGCCGTGGCCGGTGCGGCGGTGGGGATCGGCACGACGATGCTGCTGCATTGCGATCTGGTTTACGTCAGCACCGACGCCCGGTTGCGCATGCCGTTCGTCAATCTCGGGTTATGCCCCGAGTTCGGTTCCAGCCTGATCCTGCCGCGTTTGCTCGGGCATGCCAAAGCGGCGCAATTGTTGCTGCTCGGCGAGGAATTCAGCGGTGCGCAGGCGGCAGCGTGGGGGATAGCGACTGAAGCCTTGGGCAGTGGCGAAGCGGTGTTGGCCAAAGCGCGGGAGATGGCGTTGCGATTTGAATTGCTGCCAGCGGAGGCGGTGCGCATCAGCAAGCAATTGATGAAAGCGCCGGGTCGGGAACAGTTGCGCAAGGTAATAGAAGAAGAGGGGGCATTGTTCACCCAGCGGTTGCGATCGCCGGAAGCGATGATGGCGTTTTCGGCATTTATCAAACGGCATTGA
- a CDS encoding iron-sulfur-binding ferredoxin reductase, with amino-acid sequence MPELRVGERQWTVAAGSNLLDALNQNGVAVPYSCRAGSCHACLVKCVEGLPSDSRPDALSHEQRQQGWRLACQCQVVDDLQIETFDPQRDGLAAQVAASDWLSPSVLRLRLTSERALRYQAGQHLVLWAGQIARPYSLASLPEEDRFLEFHLDCRQPGEFSDAARCLKIGDPIRLGELRGGALHYDPDWHTRPLWLLAAGTGLGPLFGILREALRQDHQGAIRVIHLAHDAGEHYLAKPLQAMADGRENLNIELWTAAELPAALAQLRLVSRQTLALVCGAPDSVDAFARRLYLAGLPRNQLLADVFLPRG; translated from the coding sequence ATGCCTGAGTTACGGGTCGGCGAACGTCAATGGACGGTGGCGGCGGGCAGCAACCTGCTCGATGCCTTGAATCAGAACGGCGTAGCGGTGCCTTACAGTTGCCGCGCCGGTAGCTGTCATGCGTGCCTGGTTAAATGCGTCGAGGGCTTGCCCAGTGACAGCCGCCCCGATGCCTTGAGCCATGAGCAGCGTCAGCAGGGTTGGCGGCTGGCTTGTCAGTGCCAGGTGGTCGACGATCTGCAAATCGAAACCTTTGACCCGCAGCGTGATGGGCTTGCCGCGCAGGTGGCCGCCAGCGATTGGCTGAGCCCCAGCGTCTTGCGTTTACGCCTGACCAGCGAACGAGCATTGCGCTATCAGGCGGGGCAGCATCTGGTGTTGTGGGCAGGACAGATTGCGCGGCCGTATTCCCTGGCCAGTCTGCCGGAAGAAGACCGTTTTCTGGAGTTTCACCTCGATTGCCGCCAACCGGGGGAATTCAGTGATGCGGCGCGCTGCTTGAAAATCGGCGATCCGATTCGCCTCGGCGAGTTGCGCGGCGGGGCACTTCATTACGATCCGGACTGGCACACACGACCGCTGTGGTTATTGGCGGCCGGCACCGGTCTGGGGCCGTTGTTCGGTATTTTGCGCGAAGCATTGCGTCAGGATCACCAGGGCGCCATCCGTGTCATTCACCTGGCCCATGATGCGGGTGAGCATTATCTGGCCAAACCCCTGCAAGCCATGGCAGACGGCCGTGAAAACCTTAACATCGAGCTATGGACCGCGGCCGAGTTGCCCGCGGCTTTGGCACAACTGCGCCTTGTTTCGCGGCAAACCCTGGCCTTAGTCTGCGGGGCCCCCGACAGCGTCGACGCCTTTGCCCGGCGCCTGTACCTGGCCGGTTTGCCGCGCAATCAACTGCTGGCGGACGTGTTTCTACCCCGTGGTTGA